From one Sphingobacteriales bacterium genomic stretch:
- a CDS encoding PD40 domain-containing protein: protein MRLIFCFCILFIDNIVSYGQNVQWAFQLIEFSSEYRDKDIPENSNRYRAMQVLGYPNTMKYGKSVLAWAPAKSQAGKESITVGFSHPQTVQQVIIGETLNSGSVAEIILYDNSGKKISVYENLRPFPTQKMYDVLTYFKIKPTYNVVKLKLILNTDAVIGMQQIDCIGISSATTPYLQSINVIKYSETVGLPENLGPNVNSEYYDHLPMISPDGSRLYFTRKFAEQNIGKEHNDDIYYSYIMTNGKFSQAENIGPPLNNENNNFICFISSDNNKLYTANKYIRNSYNYNGLSYSARQKNGEWSKPKSLDIPNLVNDNEFAHYHVSLDEQTVLMAIQRPDSYGDLDLYVSHKYSDGSWSAPKNLGPTINTVSSEGSVFLAADGKTMYFSSAGLPGFGSYDMYMTKRLDNTWTNWSKPLNLGDKINTDEMDIYYTIPASGDYAYFSSGKTYFGLNDLYRIKLPKEIRPEPVDISRLVSTSNTDPAIPATFNQPAQQPLTSPTVFKPVAANTQTDELQRKLDALKQQQSQISSSPVVQQQSKPVNAAVPVTPQAAVKKEVVNSIEPYKAPEPARKVLSREELAAQENIRNNPTVNPNNNDLSKLAQKDLPIAVTTPSVVNRTTAPAASQPNYVTNEIDPAAISAPATPTPVFKTNNPVTDELQQKLDALKKQQTQASVRSSASSPTVYTNNKPINPAIDYPNPTAPTATTSATTDALQQKLDALKQQQREVGQSNKLESNPWQQKPYDPQPPKEKQEDKFSQDYDAYQQKLDDLKKQQKNPTFAVNSAPTPAKTNSAPASDISRTIPVSSLPSPAFSANSNPVILKYEEKLKKLQDEMAQLKKPQVTTQAPLLSGNTDVQMPDKDLSVPVGNNTTTEETPAVASAPAAEAIVLPEQKSEDTPTAPVRSEALVQPEHSAVLADEKAKLDSIQEAQKAASQRLTDMLDKLGSSKQDLEKDIIDLQTQRTKFSVEKDKLASQNATLESEKSRLELEKKQMDDLLAQMQDERDKLAAEKLKMEQDKAKLDALKNQQEREVLTLKRSIDSLSKVQQQTGNNTQLQKEYDLFSVPLEVGAVAQVNNIYFVADASYLQIPSYPELDKVVAFLKKNNKLKVEVGGHTNGLCDDNFCQKLSGSRAKTCVDYLVSKGISTVRLSYKGYGKTKLLLPEKPDNPLNQRVEIKILSID, encoded by the coding sequence ATGAGACTCATTTTTTGTTTTTGTATTTTATTTATCGATAATATTGTATCCTATGGACAAAATGTTCAATGGGCCTTCCAGCTGATTGAATTCTCATCAGAATACAGGGACAAGGACATACCAGAAAATTCAAACAGGTACAGGGCAATGCAGGTATTGGGCTATCCGAATACCATGAAATATGGTAAATCGGTACTGGCATGGGCGCCCGCCAAATCACAGGCTGGAAAAGAGTCCATCACTGTTGGTTTCAGTCACCCGCAGACTGTTCAACAGGTGATAATTGGAGAAACGCTGAACTCCGGCTCTGTCGCAGAAATCATATTGTATGATAACTCCGGTAAAAAAATTAGTGTTTATGAAAATTTACGACCTTTTCCTACCCAAAAGATGTATGATGTGCTGACATATTTTAAGATTAAGCCCACCTATAATGTGGTAAAACTGAAACTGATACTCAATACAGATGCGGTGATTGGCATGCAGCAGATTGATTGTATTGGAATTTCTTCCGCTACGACACCATATCTGCAATCCATCAATGTGATAAAATACAGCGAAACCGTCGGGCTTCCTGAGAATTTAGGTCCCAATGTCAATTCAGAGTATTATGATCATCTGCCGATGATTTCTCCTGATGGAAGCAGGTTGTATTTCACCCGAAAATTTGCGGAGCAAAATATTGGCAAGGAACACAACGACGATATTTACTATTCCTATATCATGACAAATGGTAAGTTCTCCCAAGCCGAAAATATCGGTCCGCCCTTGAACAATGAAAACAATAATTTCATTTGTTTTATCAGTAGTGATAATAATAAATTATATACGGCAAACAAGTACATCCGCAACTCCTATAATTATAACGGTCTTTCATATTCTGCCAGACAAAAGAACGGAGAGTGGTCCAAACCAAAATCTTTGGATATTCCCAACCTGGTGAATGACAATGAATTTGCCCATTATCATGTCAGCCTGGATGAACAAACGGTTCTGATGGCTATACAACGTCCGGATTCCTACGGTGATCTGGATCTATATGTTTCTCATAAGTACAGTGATGGCAGTTGGTCGGCACCCAAAAATCTGGGACCCACTATAAATACTGTCAGCTCTGAAGGGAGTGTCTTTTTAGCCGCAGATGGTAAAACGATGTATTTTTCTTCAGCAGGGTTGCCGGGATTTGGCAGCTATGATATGTATATGACCAAACGGCTGGATAACACCTGGACGAACTGGAGCAAACCACTGAACCTCGGTGATAAGATCAATACGGATGAAATGGATATTTATTATACTATTCCCGCATCCGGTGATTATGCCTATTTTTCCAGTGGAAAAACCTATTTCGGCTTAAATGATTTGTATCGAATTAAACTGCCTAAAGAAATCCGGCCGGAACCGGTTGATATCAGCAGGCTGGTATCGACATCAAATACTGATCCAGCAATTCCAGCAACTTTTAATCAGCCTGCGCAACAACCTCTAACATCACCTACTGTTTTCAAACCTGTTGCCGCTAATACACAAACGGACGAATTGCAGCGAAAACTGGATGCCCTGAAACAGCAGCAGAGTCAAATCAGTTCTTCTCCGGTTGTGCAACAACAATCCAAGCCGGTAAATGCAGCTGTACCTGTCACACCCCAGGCGGCTGTAAAGAAAGAAGTTGTAAATTCGATAGAACCTTATAAGGCGCCTGAACCTGCCAGAAAAGTACTGAGCAGAGAAGAGCTGGCTGCACAGGAAAACATAAGAAATAATCCAACTGTAAATCCGAATAACAATGATTTGTCGAAGTTGGCACAAAAAGATTTGCCGATTGCTGTTACAACCCCTTCCGTCGTCAACAGAACAACTGCACCAGCTGCAAGTCAGCCTAATTATGTTACCAATGAAATTGACCCGGCTGCAATTTCTGCACCGGCAACTCCAACACCTGTATTTAAGACAAATAATCCTGTTACGGATGAATTACAACAAAAACTGGATGCGTTAAAAAAGCAGCAGACACAGGCATCTGTCAGATCTTCTGCATCGTCACCGACAGTTTATACGAATAACAAACCAATTAACCCGGCCATAGATTATCCAAATCCGACGGCACCCACAGCCACCACAAGTGCGACGACAGATGCTTTGCAGCAAAAGCTGGATGCCTTGAAACAGCAGCAACGGGAAGTTGGACAAAGCAATAAATTAGAATCCAATCCATGGCAACAGAAACCTTATGACCCACAGCCTCCTAAAGAAAAACAGGAGGATAAGTTTTCGCAGGATTATGATGCGTATCAGCAAAAACTGGATGATTTGAAAAAGCAGCAAAAGAATCCGACGTTTGCAGTTAATTCTGCTCCAACTCCTGCAAAAACAAATTCAGCTCCGGCTTCTGATATCAGTCGTACAATACCAGTTAGCAGCCTGCCATCACCAGCCTTCTCAGCAAACTCCAATCCAGTTATTTTAAAATATGAGGAAAAATTAAAAAAACTTCAGGATGAAATGGCTCAGCTAAAAAAGCCTCAGGTAACAACACAGGCACCGCTTTTATCAGGAAATACGGATGTTCAAATGCCTGATAAAGATTTGTCTGTTCCTGTTGGTAATAATACAACTACAGAGGAGACTCCTGCCGTAGCTTCCGCACCGGCTGCAGAAGCTATAGTTCTTCCTGAACAGAAATCTGAAGATACACCAACTGCTCCTGTACGTTCTGAAGCATTAGTGCAACCCGAACATTCAGCAGTTCTGGCGGATGAGAAAGCCAAATTAGATTCCATTCAGGAAGCGCAGAAGGCTGCCTCTCAGCGGCTGACAGATATGCTGGATAAACTGGGCAGCAGCAAACAGGATTTGGAAAAGGATATTATCGATTTACAGACACAGCGTACAAAGTTTTCTGTGGAAAAAGATAAGCTGGCTTCTCAGAATGCGACACTGGAATCGGAGAAAAGCAGGTTGGAACTGGAGAAAAAACAGATGGACGATTTGCTGGCACAAATGCAGGATGAACGGGATAAGCTGGCTGCCGAGAAATTGAAGATGGAACAGGATAAAGCCAAACTGGATGCCCTGAAAAATCAACAGGAGCGGGAAGTGCTGACGTTAAAGCGTTCGATTGATTCATTGTCAAAAGTGCAGCAGCAAACAGGCAATAATACCCAACTGCAAAAGGAATATGATTTATTCAGCGTGCCGCTCGAAGTTGGCGCCGTTGCACAGGTCAACAATATTTATTTTGTCGCGGATGCCTCTTATCTTCAGATTCCTTCTTACCCTGAATTGGATAAGGTGGTTGCATTCCTCAAAAAAAATAACAAGCTGAAGGTTGAGGTTGGTGGACATACCAACGGCTTATGTGATGATAATTTCTGTCAGAAACTATCGGGCAGCCGTGCTAAAACCTGCGTAGATTACCTCGTCAGTAAGGGCATTTCTACGGTCCGTCTTAGCTACAAAGGCTATGGAAAAACAAAACTGCTGTTGCCGGAGAAACCCGATAATCCCTTGAATCAGCGTGTGGAGATAAAAATCTTAAGTATAGACTAA
- a CDS encoding RNA methyltransferase encodes MLSQPEIKHINALKIKKYRHKYSEFIAEGDKIIKELIDEGLEVVNIYTLQNNFSLNDRRIKIVNEPDLKKITALTQPHQSLAVFKIPTHKMTVQKNEWVLLLDDIQDPGNMGTIIRTCDWFGIHKIICSNGCVDAFNPKVVQASMASVGRVQIIENDLEKIIAEHKLPVYGAVLDGKNYHSQDFSQKGAILIGNEGHGIREDLLSKITFPITIPKNGKAESLNAAIATALILDKL; translated from the coding sequence ATGCTCAGTCAGCCTGAAATAAAACATATTAACGCGCTCAAAATTAAGAAATACCGCCATAAGTATTCCGAATTTATTGCCGAAGGGGATAAAATTATAAAAGAATTAATAGATGAAGGATTGGAAGTTGTAAACATCTATACTCTGCAAAATAATTTCAGCTTAAACGATCGCAGAATTAAAATTGTTAATGAACCGGACTTAAAGAAGATAACGGCATTGACACAGCCACATCAGAGCCTTGCCGTATTTAAAATTCCAACCCATAAGATGACCGTACAGAAAAATGAATGGGTGCTGCTGCTGGATGATATCCAGGATCCGGGGAATATGGGTACCATTATCCGTACCTGTGACTGGTTTGGTATACACAAGATTATCTGCTCGAACGGTTGTGTGGATGCTTTCAATCCCAAAGTAGTTCAGGCGAGCATGGCATCCGTAGGCAGGGTGCAGATTATCGAAAATGACCTGGAAAAGATTATTGCTGAACATAAGTTGCCTGTTTATGGTGCCGTATTAGATGGGAAAAATTATCATTCACAGGATTTTTCCCAAAAAGGCGCTATTCTCATCGGTAATGAAGGACATGGTATTAGAGAGGATTTATTGTCAAAAATTACTTTTCCCATTACCATTCCCAAAAATGGGAAGGCCGAGTCGCTGAATGCAGCAATTGCTACAGCGTTGATTCTGGATAAACTGTAA
- a CDS encoding BamA/TamA family outer membrane protein, with protein MQNYFQRCKKFGYVVCILLLYSCSATKHLVKDDQSLLIGNGINIKYTGKVYSDKTELKSELGKQVVYNQQPNTKFLSLFRLKLGIYTMTILKNEKRLVKKKMLDEKIRSGNYTRKDTLALVRLMKKKSFENFLNETSGGEGPVLFDSTTMVTSINRMKNYLFYHGYFYNDVSAAFNTKKKKTSVSYNIQSGPQFTYRNVKLSVEDSSLYLIVSSRQQDMLMKKGDPFDIELVKKERQRLADLVQNLGYFTFSPEYIFLNIDSTIGNHQIDAELIVRNEQDSLIHKKYSYVEINYEIIEFDKKKENLKLSRKDFIYDTICNVNYRVLRSSVLPKALTKSIYIKPGDYFNKDQLQKTRNALNSLGVFRFVNVENEPISISPEESGLYTRIKCAPAKRHSFSTDIELNTNAQSTLGFNLVGAYRNNNLFRTAAKFQFNISTGVEFQLLKEKRIENSAINAVNINVEAKINLARIFPTFKKNKCITYQKYKPRTFISLNYNFQKRIKQYNIQTIGTSYGYEWYNDRYRHILTPLSFTYVLPTNLSDSIQRLMEVNPRFKQSFSQQFIMGQEYTFSYTNQNLNVGKYKNFFYFRGNAFFSGNVLYAFASITQKGNEKPYKLGGVSFSQFARLEAEPRYYFNFKRGQSLTFRLFAGIGIPYGNSTYRDTAVMPYVKQFFAGGPNSMRGWGFRLLGPGGFRIYDQPNRSLLDQTGDIKLELNAEYRFTIYKVFKGAIFTDIGNIWLIKEDPSKPLSNFDVKRFAKELAWDAGFGLRLDMNFFVIRFDVAFALYDPAFDAGDRWIFNKVNNEKYKLYKKPNNQELGLYKFNMRDFVGLNFAIGYPF; from the coding sequence ATGCAAAATTATTTTCAAAGATGTAAAAAATTCGGATATGTAGTGTGCATACTGCTGCTCTATTCCTGCTCAGCAACCAAACATTTAGTCAAAGATGACCAAAGCCTGCTGATTGGCAACGGCATAAACATAAAATATACCGGTAAGGTTTACAGCGATAAAACCGAGTTGAAATCAGAATTAGGCAAGCAGGTGGTTTACAATCAGCAGCCCAATACAAAATTTTTGAGCTTATTCCGGTTAAAGTTGGGTATTTATACCATGACCATTTTAAAAAATGAAAAACGGCTGGTAAAGAAAAAAATGCTGGATGAAAAGATCAGAAGCGGTAATTATACCCGTAAAGATACGTTAGCGCTCGTAAGATTAATGAAAAAGAAAAGTTTTGAAAACTTTCTGAATGAAACGTCCGGCGGTGAGGGACCGGTGCTTTTTGACTCTACCACCATGGTGACCTCCATCAACCGGATGAAGAACTACCTGTTTTATCACGGATATTTCTACAATGACGTTTCCGCTGCGTTTAACACAAAAAAGAAGAAGACGAGCGTATCCTACAATATACAGTCAGGACCTCAATTTACCTACAGAAATGTTAAGTTATCCGTTGAAGATAGTTCCTTATACCTTATTGTGTCTTCCAGGCAGCAGGATATGCTTATGAAAAAAGGAGATCCGTTTGATATAGAACTGGTCAAAAAAGAACGTCAGCGTTTGGCTGATTTGGTTCAGAATCTGGGATATTTCACCTTTAGCCCTGAATATATATTCCTGAATATCGACAGTACAATTGGGAACCATCAGATTGATGCGGAATTGATTGTACGGAATGAACAGGACTCCCTGATACATAAAAAATACTCGTATGTTGAAATCAACTATGAGATAATCGAATTTGACAAAAAGAAGGAAAATCTGAAGCTAAGCAGAAAAGATTTCATCTACGATACCATCTGCAATGTGAATTACAGGGTGTTAAGAAGTTCTGTACTTCCAAAAGCACTGACCAAATCCATTTATATAAAACCCGGTGACTACTTTAATAAAGACCAGTTGCAAAAAACACGAAATGCACTCAATAGCCTGGGTGTATTCCGTTTTGTAAACGTAGAGAATGAACCAATCTCCATTTCACCGGAAGAAAGCGGATTATATACCAGAATAAAATGCGCGCCGGCCAAACGACACTCCTTTAGTACGGATATCGAGTTAAACACCAATGCACAAAGCACATTAGGGTTTAACCTGGTCGGTGCCTACCGAAATAACAATCTGTTCCGTACGGCTGCTAAATTTCAGTTTAATATCAGTACCGGAGTTGAGTTTCAGCTGCTAAAAGAAAAGCGTATCGAAAACAGTGCCATCAATGCGGTCAATATTAATGTGGAAGCTAAAATCAATTTAGCCCGCATATTTCCAACTTTTAAGAAAAACAAATGCATTACCTATCAGAAATACAAACCGAGAACATTCATCAGCCTGAATTACAACTTTCAAAAAAGAATCAAGCAGTATAACATTCAAACCATTGGTACCAGTTACGGGTACGAATGGTACAATGACAGGTACAGGCATATTCTCACCCCACTCAGTTTTACGTATGTTTTACCTACCAACCTAAGCGATTCCATTCAGCGGTTAATGGAAGTAAATCCCCGTTTTAAACAGAGTTTCAGCCAGCAGTTTATAATGGGTCAGGAGTATACCTTCTCCTACACCAACCAAAACCTCAATGTCGGGAAATATAAAAACTTCTTTTATTTCCGGGGCAATGCCTTCTTTTCAGGAAATGTGTTGTACGCATTTGCGTCCATCACACAGAAAGGAAATGAAAAGCCCTATAAACTGGGCGGTGTCAGTTTCTCTCAGTTTGCACGCCTGGAAGCGGAACCCCGCTATTATTTCAACTTCAAACGCGGGCAATCGCTAACATTCAGGCTGTTTGCCGGAATAGGCATACCATATGGAAACTCCACCTATCGTGATACTGCCGTCATGCCGTATGTAAAACAGTTTTTTGCCGGAGGGCCCAACTCCATGCGTGGCTGGGGATTCCGCCTACTCGGACCGGGTGGATTTAGAATATACGACCAGCCCAACAGAAGCTTATTAGACCAAACTGGTGACATCAAACTGGAGCTGAATGCTGAATACAGGTTTACCATTTACAAAGTATTTAAAGGCGCCATCTTTACGGACATCGGGAACATCTGGCTGATAAAAGAAGACCCCTCCAAGCCTTTAAGTAATTTTGATGTAAAACGTTTTGCGAAGGAGCTTGCCTGGGATGCCGGTTTTGGATTGCGGCTGGACATGAACTTTTTCGTTATCCGTTTTGATGTGGCATTTGCCCTATATGACCCTGCATTTGATGCGGGTGACAGGTGGATATTCAATAAGGTAAATAATGAAAAATATAAATTGTACAAGAAGCCGAATAATCAGGAACTGGGGCTGTATAAATTTAATATGAGAGACTTTGTTGGATTGAACTTTGCCATTGGATATCCGTTTTAA